The sequence ggagagccctccggagggctccccgtgcttcgggcgacaggctgcccccccaagcctcacgcgctcggcgggacctcccgccgggcgcgcaaggcttgcggacactcgcccaaagcacggggagccctctggagggctcccggTGCTTTgggcgacaggttgccgcgccaagcctcgcgcactcctgccgggcgcgcaaggcttgcggatagcttcctgaagcctggagagcgagaggggtcggtgcgcaccgatgcctctcgctctccaggcttcagcgaaagcctgcattcgcaccataggacgcacacacatttccccttcatttttggaggggaaaaagtgcgtcctatggtgcaaaaaatacggtacctggatCTGGAGATCCCCTTCTGAgccccttcttcgtgtgcctcctcctcgagagtttcagagggtggcaacacgagaactggccttttcttcagtggctccccgtctgtggaatgatctccccagggACACTCGCCTGGTGTcctcattatacacttttaggcaccaggcaaaaacgttccttttaaccagacctttggttgatctgtttgacatcctatgccctttttcaaatgtggctcttttctggaggggtgttattgggttgctgtttttattctgattatatatgttgtgatattttctgtgaaccacgctgagacctccaggtatagggcagtatacaaacactgataatgataaaaaaattattatttgtaccctatccatttgactgggttgcccgagCCACTCGAGCTGGCTTCCAACaagtataaaagcataataaaacataaaacattaaaagcttccctatacagggctgcctccagttgTCTTCTACAAGTTgtatagttgtttgtttccttgacatctgacgggatacctttccacagggtgggcgccactaccgagaaggccctctgcctcgttccttgtaacttgacttctcacagtgagggaactgccagatgcGCCAATTCATCAGTTTGCCTTATTATTCCATCAGGAGATGCTGAAGGGATGCTGGCAGAAGGGGAACAATCAGAAGTGTCACCACAAAgaggcaaagaggaggaggagcaaaggaAGCTGAGGGTTCAAGATGAAGGCCGCAGGCGAGAGGGGAGACAAAAGCAAAAGCCGGAGGGTAAATCTGGTACGTCTCAGGGTGGTGAAAATCAAATTCCCAGAGAGGAGAAAAAGCATGAATGCACAGTGTGTGGAAAGAGATTTGGTCGTCgcacctgccttcccgggacagcggagacttctctgctgtcccggggcgatcttaaaatgctggcgggcggcagtgaagcctttgctgccgacccccagcattttaaaacccccgggacagcggagacttctctgctgtcccggggcgatcttaaaatgctggcgggcggcagtgaagccttcgctgccgacccccagcattttaaaagccccgggacagcggagacttctctgctgtcccggggcgatcttaaaatgcacccgcccgccagcattttaagatcgcttTCCTCGCATGAAAGAATTCATATAGGGGAGAAACAATATAAATGTTTtgagtgtggcaagagcttctgTCACGGTAGCCATCTCACgttgcatcaaagaactcatacaggagagaaaccgtatacatgttcggagtgtggaaaaagcttcagtcgcAGTTATCAGCTTACTAGACACCAAAGAAGTCATATAGGGAGGAAATCTTAAAAATGTTTGGCATATGGAAATAACTTCAGTGACAGGGGCTCCCTTCCTAAACAGTAAAGAACTCGTACGAGGGAAACATCTTAGAAAGGGTTGGAGTGTGGGAAGATCTTTAATCATATCAAATAACTCCTACAGAGAGTAAGCCAATGATCATGTTCAGCGTTAGAATTTGATTCCATTAGAATTTTGATTCCTTTTAGTCGCTGTGTTGCAGATTATTCTCCTGATCAGAGTTAGGTTTACATAGCTGTATTCTGTTATTTTCCCATGCATTTTCCATGTATTCATCACATAACACCGGCCCTGAgaaatctgcattggctcccagtacgtttccaagcacaactcaaagtgttgatgctgacctttaaagccctcaacgacCTCAgctcagtagacctgaaggagcatctccacccccatcgttaagcctggacactgagatccagcaccttctggcggttccctcattgcgagaagtgatgttacagggaaccaggcagagggctttcttagtagtggtgccctccctgtgaaacaccctcccatcagatgtcaaggaaataagcagctatcctatttttaaaagacatctgaagccagctctgtttaggaaagttttaaatatttaaatgctgtattgtttttaacacttgattgggaggcccccagagtggctggggaaactcagcagccagatgggcggggtataatttttttttattattattattattattattattattattattattattattattattattttacatttccCATAATTAATGCATTCTGTATCTAATTCCGCAGGGCCCAATCCAATCCCccttgttgtttaacatctacatgaaattgCTGGGAGGGgttatccagagttttggagtacgttgccagcagtatgctgatgacattcagctctatttctcctttctaTCTGTagatgaggcagtggaagtgctggaccagtgtcttgcctgggtaatggactggatgagagccaacaaattgAAGCTCACTCCAGATAAGGCtcagttagtgggtggttcctagAGCAGATGGCTAGGAGgtcacctgctcttgatggggttacacttcctctggaGGAGCAGGTTCGTCGCTTGGGGattctcctggatcctttgctgtcatcatcatcatcaaccttttatttgaccatcagtcagaaaaaagtacatttgttaaTACACAGttaaacatccaggaagattttagagcttagccaacactaaaatgggctaaacagatagccccatatcaatacagtcaattatagtcttgcgacgcttaaaagctaaaaaaagaaatttggccaccaaggaaggtatagctctagtgacattattcagcaagtgtaaaacctggttttctccgggtaggaagctaaattgacataggagtggatctataaaattttgtctaagctctgcataagaattggcaagtcaagagaatgtgttcggtggactcaaccacacccatggcacaatgacaggttctctgggcgtatggtactcccctgtaccttccccacaatatcgcagagtcaaggacatttaatctagccgctgtaagaagtctgcggtattccacatagtggatttctgcaaggtaggaggctggtatggtccgataaatctggtcccctaggaacatccctggttttacctgggctatgtcctcttgtctggcaatgtcactcagtctccgggagatcacagctctagcttgattgtatgtcatagactcaaagtaaaggtgagacaatctgcaggattgaacctcattaatgacctccctttcccacgatgattggaaatcgtccctcaatattaAGGGGGCAAtgcccactggtttaaaacaaagcttgagccatagccagagctttgtcttcaaggccacataccgtagagcttgccagccgacctctaatctcataaccgcacccgctaccgaggggggaatcctaaggatggctctaaggaatcgcgtttgaatagaatccagtttcaaaaaatccctacgggagcctaaagagatgcccaccaaaagaagggggaggactttcatttgaaagagtctcaaagctatcttcactgattgagcctgattcttagcatatagagatctaatctggaaggctgctttagatgcattagttgttatatagtctctatgggccagaaaagacctatttgaccgtattacttgtcccagatatttaaagcagttaacctgctctagggggatcccgttcatcgaccatcgatggagtctcggtcgggcagagaagaccatgatcttggtcttagcatagttgggttggagctcatgctgatcacagtattcatgtagagcttgcaacattctcctcagtccaataggggatctggcaagaagtgcggcgtcatccgcatacagaagaacattcagagatcggcctgctaatttgggggggtgaaatgcatcattggccatgtgagtcaccagtgagttaatgtaaaagctgaacaatgctggggccaatagacaaccctgtcttacccctctagtggtggtaacagggttggagactaggcctttattgtctagcctgattctcagagaggtgtttgtatggaggctgataatcagatgaaggagacgacgatcgatctttgtagcagccagttttgtccatagctgctttctagagattcgatcaaatgcctgcttaaggtcaatgaaagccacatgaagaacctttggggctttgccggcatacttttccgccaggtgattcaaggttaatatttggtctatggtagatcttccagggcgaaaacccgcctgttcatcggcaatgatattgtcgtcctccatccatttcaatagtttgtttagcaggtaccccgagtaaatcttcccaataacatttagcaagctgattggcctaaagttgctcggctctgtacgtgggcctttcttatgtattaatacaatcaacgcagagctccagctcgagggaaattttgctgttttatatgcgtgtaaagtgctgctaaaagtgggatccaccaatctttatttgctttgatggcatcaatggatataaggtcatcaccgggggccttgcctgctttatgatcctttgctgtcgctcgaggctcAAGTGGccaagagtgccttccatcatgtCAGCTACACCcctttctggacagggatagcctataTACCGTTGTCTATGCTCCGGGAACTTCAAGGTTAGATATGGATAGAtatgcgttatacgtagggctgcctctgaagacagtttggaaacttcagctagtgcagaattcagcggccagctTGCTCACcggcggtttgagcatattacacccatcctggtctgactgcactggctaccaattagtttctgggtccaattcaaattgctggttttgacttgtaaagccttaaatggctcaggaccaggAATGCTTCAAGGACtgcttctttccatatgaacctacctggaccctgagatccccttatgaggccctccttcgtgggCCTCCTCCTCAAgtggtccggagggtggcaacacgagaacagggccttctctgcaggggctccctatctgtggaacgctctccccagggaagttcgcctggcgcctttcTTAtaaacctttgttgttgtttagtcgtcttagtcgtttccgactctccgtgaccccatgaatcagagcatgccttggaaacagttgctttcttctcaaagcttctcctgttTTATGTCCATGGAGCTTTCATGGCATAATACTGGAGTGGGTTGCCAGtttcttctccaggtggatcacatttagtctgaACTCTCGGCTGACCTGTCTGTCTTAGGTGGCCCAGCACGGCATAggtcatagcttctctgagttattcaagcccctttgccacgacaaagcagtgatccatgaaggggtttacacctttaggtgccatgcaaacatgttcctttttaaccaggcttttgctAGATATCTTTGACATCCTGTAGTCTTTTTCAAaagtggctcttttttggggggggttattgggttggtATTTTTATTCTAATTATATATGATGTGACCTTTTTGTGAACCAcgctgagacctccgggtatagggtggtatataaactcaataaataataatactaacattAATACTTTCATTGTTTGTACCCCACGGAttggactgggttgccccagccactctaccgggcttccaacaaatataaaagcacaataaaacataaaacattaaaaacttccctacacagtgcTGCctccagttgtcttctaaaatttGCATAGTTATTTTTTTGACaactgacgggagggcgttccacagggtgggcaccactgccaagaaggccctctgccttgttccctataACTtcccttctcacagtgagggaactgccacaaGGCCCTGGGACCTGGATCTCTGTGTCCTGACTGAATGATtggggtgaagacactcctttAGCATTTCATCAGTTTGCCTTTTTATTCCATCAGGAGATGTTGAAGGGATGCTGGCAGAAGGGGAACAATCCGAAGTGTCACCGAAAGGATCCAAAGAGGAAGGGGAGCAAAGGAAGCTGAGGGTTCAAGATGGAGGCAGAAGGCGAGAGGGGAGACGAAAGCAGAAGCCGGAGGGTGACTCTTGTATGTCTCAGGGTGGTGAAAATCAAATTCCCAGAGAGGAGAAACcttataaatgtttggagtgtggaaagagcttcagtaacagtAGTGCTCTTACCTCGCATCAAAgatctcatacaggggagaaaccgtatatatgtttagagtgtggaaagagtttcagtcgcAATGGTGCCCTTACCAGGCACCAAAgatctcatacaggggagaaaccgtatacatgtttggagtgtggaaagagtttcagtcacaATGGTGCCCTTACCAGGCACCAAAgatctcatacaggggagaaaccgtatacatgtttagagtgtggaaggagcttcagtcagaatagtACCCTTACCTTTCATCAAAgatctcatacaggggagaaaccgtatacatgttcagagtgtggaaggagcttcagtaaGAGTAGCGATCTTAAGTCCcatcaacgaactcatacaggggagaaaccatatacatgttcggagtgtggaaagagcttccgtgaCAATCGTAGCCTTACCAGGCACCAAAGAtatcatacaggggagaaaccgtatacatgttcggagtgtggaaagaacttcactaGCAGTAGCCATCTTAAGTCCCATCAACGaagtcatacaggggagaaaccttataaatgtttggagtgtgggaagagcttcagtcagagtacTGCCCTTATCTTGCATCAAAgatctcatacaggggagaaaccatataaatgtttggagtgtggaaaaagcttcagtgtaCGTAGTACCCTTAAATTGCATAAAAgatctcatacaggggagaaaccgtatacatgttcagagtgtggaaaaagcttcaatcACACTGGTACCCTTACCTTGcatcaacgaactcatacaggggagaaaccgtatacatgttcagagtgtggaaggagcttcagtacGAGTAGCTACCTTAAGTCGcatcaacgaactcatacaggggagaaacagcatacgtgcttggagtgtggattgAGCTTCGCTCGCAGCAGTGCGCTTActagacatcaacaaactcataGAGGCAGCAAACCTTATAAATGCTGGGAatgtggcaagagcttcagtCGCACCGACTACCTTTCCTCgcatgaaagaattcatacaggggagaagcgatatacatgtttggagtgtggaaagagcttcagctacAGTTGCAGCCTTACCTTGCATCAAAGAttgcacacaggagagaaaccgtataaatgtttggagtgtggcaagagcttcagtCGTGGTAGCTTACTTACattgcatcaaagaactcatacaggagagaaaccgtatacatgttcggagtgtggaaggagcttcagtcaccaTAGCTCCCTTAAgtcgcatcaaagaattcatataggagagaaaccgtatacatgttcggagtgtggaaggagcttcattCAAAGTAGCTCCCTTAAGtggcatcaaagaactcatacagggagGAAATCTTAGAAATGTTTGGCCTATAGAAAGAACTTATGTGACAAGGACTCCCTTACTAAACTGAAAAGAACCCGTACAAGGGAAACAGAAAGGTTGGAGTGTGGGAAGATATTTAATCATATCAAATAACTCCTACAGAGAGTAAAACAATGATTGTGTTCAGAATTAGAATTTGCTTCCATTAGAATTTTTATTCCTTTTAGTGGCTGTGTTGCAGATTATTCTCCTGATCAGAGTTAGATTTACATAGCTATGTTCTATTTTCTTTCTCATGCGTTATTTCCCATGTATTCATCACTTGTATATAGTGGTGCTTTAATATTTCTCCCATCCCCAAAATTTGTTAATCTGGTGTGAATTGATCTGATATTTTTCATAGACACAAATGCATTCTCTGGTATTCTGTTGACGTATGTAAATGACGTATCTTTGCAATGAGAGTATAGCCCCTCAGATCACAGCTCTAATGAACAAATGCTGTTGAAAAACATATACTGTATAATAAGCCTCAATACGCAGTCAAGAgaaaaattcttcttctttggcgtagcagagtaaaattgtcttccaggaacacagtcttaacagtgagtccgtaagtgactgtggaggccaattctggacccacacatccttccacagtggggacatagcttTCCAGGCGGGAATTGATCATGGTTGGGGTTTGCcatgcatgccttcctcttagcacgcttctcccttgcattctgagttcgagtgtcttcaaagtccatgaccccTTTGGTTGAGAGAGACATTAGAACAGTATAGAATATTTCAATATAGTATTTTCCAGCCTGTGTCTAGAGTGTTAATAGGTCACTGTTCCAGGATGTGTGTTTCTTCACCTTCATTTGCCTAGGAGGGATTTCAGTTTTATGTCTCCGAAATATCCAGGCAGTGGCCGGAATAGAGGCAATGGAAAGAATATGACAAAATAAAAGAACATCTTCAAAGCTGGCTGCATCATAGACAATTAAAGGATATCTTTAAAGAGGACAATAAGAAAGGCTTCTCATAGTCAGTTTCCAAATTCCAACGGGGCAGTGATAGAAGAAAgtacaaaatta comes from Podarcis raffonei isolate rPodRaf1 chromosome 2, rPodRaf1.pri, whole genome shotgun sequence and encodes:
- the LOC128409377 gene encoding zinc finger protein OZF-like isoform X2; its protein translation is MLAEGEQSEVSPKGSKEEGEQRKLRVQDGGRRREGRRKQKPEGDSCMSQGGENQIPREEKPYKCLECGKSFSNSSALTSHQRSHTGEKPYICLECGKSFSRNGALTRHQRSHTGEKPYTCLECGKSFSHNGALTRHQRSHTGEKPYTCLECGRSFSQNSTLTFHQRSHTGEKPYTCSECGRSFSKSSDLKSHQRTHTGEKPYTCSECGKSFRDNRSLTRHQRYHTGEKPYTCSECGKNFTSSSHLKSHQRSHTGEKPYKCLECGKSFSQSTALILHQRSHTGEKPYKCLECGKSFSVRSTLKLHKRSHTGEKPYTCSECGKSFNHTGTLTLHQRTHTGEKPYTCSECGRSFSTSSYLKSHQRTHTGEKQHTCLECGLSFARSSALTRHQQTHRGSKPYKCWECGKSFSRTDYLSSHERIHTGEKRYTCLECGKSFSYSCSLTLHQRLHTGEKPYKCLECGKSFSRGSLLTLHQRTHTGEKPYTCSECGRSFSHHSSLKSHQRIHIGEKPYTCSECGRSFIQSSSLKWHQRTHTGRKS
- the LOC128409377 gene encoding zinc finger protein OZF-like isoform X1, translating into MPNMEAAVLPRGGAAGDVEGMLAEGEQSEVSPKGSKEEGEQRKLRVQDGGRRREGRRKQKPEGDSCMSQGGENQIPREEKPYKCLECGKSFSNSSALTSHQRSHTGEKPYICLECGKSFSRNGALTRHQRSHTGEKPYTCLECGKSFSHNGALTRHQRSHTGEKPYTCLECGRSFSQNSTLTFHQRSHTGEKPYTCSECGRSFSKSSDLKSHQRTHTGEKPYTCSECGKSFRDNRSLTRHQRYHTGEKPYTCSECGKNFTSSSHLKSHQRSHTGEKPYKCLECGKSFSQSTALILHQRSHTGEKPYKCLECGKSFSVRSTLKLHKRSHTGEKPYTCSECGKSFNHTGTLTLHQRTHTGEKPYTCSECGRSFSTSSYLKSHQRTHTGEKQHTCLECGLSFARSSALTRHQQTHRGSKPYKCWECGKSFSRTDYLSSHERIHTGEKRYTCLECGKSFSYSCSLTLHQRLHTGEKPYKCLECGKSFSRGSLLTLHQRTHTGEKPYTCSECGRSFSHHSSLKSHQRIHIGEKPYTCSECGRSFIQSSSLKWHQRTHTGRKS